A window of Bactrocera tryoni isolate S06 unplaced genomic scaffold, CSIRO_BtryS06_freeze2 scaffold_25, whole genome shotgun sequence genomic DNA:
CTGTATGTTGTTCTGTAAATGCACTTTCAAATCGctaacattgaaaacaaaagagtcATGATTTGCGCCTGCATGCCTAGCATCCACATACCGAATAGACATTTTATAATcacaaagctaaaaattttaagaaattataccattttgtttctaatataattcagattttatacatacaatcatcacgtttaaaCTGTAGTAGCCCTTTCTGTTAAGATAAAGATGTTGCACTTCTTTTCTTGGTGAAATTATGCGAACATGAGTCCCGTCGATGCAACCAACTACTCCCGGGAAagcactttttgaataaaatgaaacttttgaagcgttttgctcctcctcagtcatttgaattttaaCCCATTGGGCACAAATAcgttgttcaattatatttcgAACCTCTTTAATTACTAAAGATACCGTAGGTTGCGCCAACCCAATGTTAAAATCATTTCCACTGCATTTTTGATACCCACCGTCAGCAAGGAAACGCAGAGTtgcgcataattttaatataagagGTATGGCCGTTCCTCGCACACGTTTGTGGAAATGTTCCTTCATCTCattcagtaaaaaacaaaatgcttctttatttaatcaaaaataacttatgaatctgcaacaaatattattaaaaatccaCTCAATTGTGAAAAACTATGGCTTACTTTGCATTTGGAAGCTCCAATGGATTTGAGTGATCACGAAGGCTTTTTCGTATACGTAGCACATCAATTTTGCCCGCAATATTTTCGTCattgtaatataaatcaaaacttatatccattttttatttattttaatgtttattcaCTTTTTCGCGAGCGACAActaaattcaattgtttaaatatgtatgtcgtcTAAAAAATTTTAGCTGTTTCACTATCTGTCAAATTTCCCTTTCTTAGGTTGGCAACGCCATTCATACTTCGACCGAACTTAGTTGAAGTTCGCAATACCGaaaaagagtttggttgatctgAAGTTGAGTTGCCTTAACTTAAATTCGACCAAGTcgggttgaaaaccgcaataggggcaTAAAATAGAGGTAAAATGGTAACACCCGgaagcagagataaagagatgcccaactcctctctcagtGGAAGTGAGacaacaattgctaaacgtaaaaaccacctaaactttgacagttgactggattggggaggttttgacgtttagcaattggaaacgagcgacggccagattgaaatcttaccaaaaaaatacgtaaacggaggaatttgttgccgctatttaagatcgctaataaaaatttaaaacaatgaaaatcaaagaaaatgcgaaatttaaatatatttcatgaaacgttttgtaatttgatgcataatagaattaattttcaattacaaatgattaacaacatttgataattgagaactaacaggcttaattcaccttattaagtattgaaagatcaaaagtcagttgttttaatataccataaaatcataaaaaaggatttaagtggtttcgtcatatattaaaagtccaatatataataatttgcaatcgtaataaatgttgggtgttttaatttaaaatgcccaaaaattcctattttgttcgatctggccataatggaaaatgttataaaaaacgcttattttgaggcgctctcacactggaataagttgggcatcccattatccctgccCAGGAGCGCCATTAaatcaggaataatgggatgcccaacttattccagtgtgagagcgcttcaaaataagcgttttttataacattttccattatggccagatcgaacaaaataagaatttttgggcatttaaattaaaacgcacaacgtttattacgattgcaaattattatatattggacttttaatatatggcgaaaggacttaaatccttttttatgattttatgatatattaaaacaactgactttcgatctttcaatacttaataaggtgaattaagcctgttagttgtcaattagtgaatgtttttaatcatttgaaatagaaaatgatctctattatgcatcaaattacaaaacgtttcatgaaatatgtttaaatttcgcagtttctttgatttttattgttttaaatttttagtaacgatcttgaacggcgtcaacaaatttctccgttcacatatatttttggtataatttcaatctggccgttccagtcattccaattgcaaaacgtcaaaacctacccaatccagtcaactgtcaaagttcggtaggtgagcggctctcacatttccagtgacaggagagttgggcatcccattattcacGATATTGGTTCCAATGTTGCCGAGTGACTTTATCTGTATCTCCATAATCGTGACAGCCAGAATAAAGAGATTTTACTCCTCTCACTGGAAGTAGAGAACAAttataaacgtcaaaacctactgaactttgacagctaatccgGTGATAGGTTTGTTCTTTAGTGGAAAACGACGATGGCCAGATTTActgccaaaaaaatatgtaaagcagGAGGGATTAGTTGcgtcgttcaagaccacttataaaaatatgcataatgaaaattaaataaatttgtagaaatCTAAAGATAATTTGATGgtacgttttgtaatttgaagcatatAGATATgctcaatggaaaatgattgaCGGctatttaatgattgagagctaacaagcttaaatcctattaatGGGTATTGAAAGGGCAAAAAGTcggttgttataatattctttaaaaagatgtaaatagtttctccatatattaaataaccactatttaaatgaatttttagtCATACTTAAATGTTTAGattgtttgaatttaaatgcccaaaacttgtaattttgttcaatctggccataatggaaaatgttataaaaaacgctaattttgaggcgctctcacactggaataagtttaacaaccctttattcctggtgACAGCATTTTCCAGCTAAAGATAAACCAGCTCGCACCATCAGCAGTGATCTCAACATTGGTAGATCCATCTTATTACTCTTTTTACTTTTGATTATGTTCATATTACTAAAAAGTCTCTCGACGTCAGCATTAGAGTGAGGTAATATTAAAATTGACATAGCAAAAGAAGCCAATTTTTTTAGTCTTCTTTGTCCTTGAGCATCCTTAAAGGCCAAAACTTCATACCAAAACTTTTTAGCATCTTTAGGTTCATTCCACTTTAAGGTATGAATTTGATACCTTTAGTCGTCTATTTGTGCAATCAAGTCTTCACTCTTATtgtgattaaaatatttgattagatCAGTAATAGGTGGTTTGTTAGGGTTTAGTGCACTATCAACACTAATTCTTTTGATCGTGATCATTATGCCGACACTATTAGGTAATCGAACTTTAACTTCATTAATTAAATTCACAATAAATGTTATACATCTTCCTTGTATACCCTCCctgttcttttaattttgtcatAGCAGTATTAAATCTATACCCTAAATTACATGTTGGATCAATGAAATCATTTAtgttttgagtaaaaatatTCATTCTTTGGGTAGGCAGTTTGATCTTATTAATAAGTAACTCAATTAAATTCACCAACTCGTCACTTAGTTTTGTTGGATCTGCATCCTTCGactcaaataatttattaatccTATTTAGTTCAGCAAGTATTGGATAAAGAAAAGCAAGAAATGCAAAGTTAATGTCGTCGTTATACATCCCAAGCAAGAGTTCTGCCGTGTAACATCTTTCGtctaattcttcttcttaattggcgtatacaacgcttacgcgataatagccgagttaacaacagcgcgccagtcgtttcttcttttcgctacgtggcgccaattggatattccaagcgaagccaggtccttctccacttggtccttccaacggagtggaggtcttcctcttcctctgcttcccccggcgggtactgcgtcgaatactttcagagctggagtgttttcgtccatacggacaacatgacctagccagcgtagccgctgtcttttaattcgctgaactatgtcaatgtcgtcgtatatctcgtacagctcatcgttccatcgaatgcggtattcgccgtggctagcgcgcaaaggaccataaatcattcgcaaaacttttctctcgaaaactcgcaacgtcgactcatccgttgttgacatcgtccaagactctgcaccatacagcaggacgggaattatgagtgacttatagagtttggtttttgtttgtcgagagaggactttgcttctcaattgcctactcagtccgaagtaacacctgttgccAAGTCGTCTAATTTAGCAATTGAAAAATGAGTTTTTAGCTCCAGCCACTGGTTATATTATATATCCGTGAGGCATCTGATTCAATTGATAACCACCTAGTTTGAGAGGACTGCACGATCTTCAGTGGATCTTTTCCATCATTTATTGCTttatacaaatctttataattagCTTGTCTTGACGCAGATCGGGAGAACCAATTGTAAGTTTCACTAATTATATACTCTAGATTTCGTGGTAAAAACTGTTTGGCAGCACTAGAGACGGCTAATTGTAGTGAATGACATATACAACGGATTAAAATCAAATGAGGgacatttctttttaatttcgcGTAAACAGCCTCATTTACACCAGTGATAACTGATGCATTGTCGGTTCCAATACCcatcatatttattaattgtaattcAAACCGCTGAAGAACGTCTTTAATTGCAGAAACAATACTATTAGCATCACATTCATTTAACGTTATGTTATGTAGATACGACCTTCTCGAAACGATTACTGTAATAGATTATTACAATTCCTAGGTTTTTCATAACAGCAATATCGATTGATTCATCAATTAGAAGACTGTATGGTTGACCTTTCAAATTGTCTTTTAGTAGATCAGAGAAATGTAGTGCCCAAACATTCATGATGATATTTGAACACTTTGTTCGATGTAACTTTATTTTATCCTCTTCATTGGTAAAAGAGTGCATGGCAGTAAACAATGAAAGCCGACCCTCTTTTGTTTTTGATACTTTAGTATCATTGGTTTGAATGGAAGTTTCGGATGAGCCATGATAATCTGTAAATGGTGTATATaatgtattatgtatgtaaataattaaaactataactttattaaaattgttatttaaagaaaaagtgaGTAATAGCATTTTCTTGATGTTTTCCGGTCGTTGTATAGTATGACTTTTTAAATCTGCATGGTGATTCCGCAACCTTACACCGCATAACCTACACTTAGCTATGTACTTTATTGCCGTCATTATCTTCTACAACTTGTAACCAATCTTTTAAAATAGGGTCTTTGAGCCAGAAATCTCTAAATTTTTGAGAACACTGTCGTTTACTAAACATTGTTATATGAGTATATTAATGATGGAGTACATTACAAgtaaattttcactttgaaaGATTTAAAAACTGAAGATTTATTCTGTTACGAAGAAAGAAAGAGCGAACAAGATAAAAGAGAACTACTTATAGTTTTttaaaggtaaattttaatgcaaaagcaaaaatctatttttttcttcattggtATGTATTTTTCGTGCTCATATAATTAAGCCACCTTCAAAAATAAGCTGTcagataaaaaaattcgatgttttgttcaaaaaaaCTTGCCTTATTTAGGCTAATATTTTGTTGGGAATCCCTTTTGCAAAATTACTTCCCTGCAGCGTTGGCTCATTGTACGGACCAGTGTGTTACATTGGTCCGGAGTAATTTTGCTCcattcttcttttaaaatttgcgACAATGTAGCCTTATTTGACGGCTTTCTCGCCGCAACTGCTCTTTTAATAATCCCCCATAGATTCTCTATAGTGTTTAAATCCGAGCTTTGGGCAGGCCACTCAAGACACTTGATACGGTTCATCGCAAACCAGTCCTTAACGACCTTGGAGCAGTGCTTTGGGTCATTATCCTGCTGGAATATCCAAGCTAGTGGTAAATTATCGGCGTAATTTCCATTTAGGTGTTCGGCTAAAATGTCTCTGTACATACTGCCTGTCATTTTGCCCTCAACTTGTACAAGTGGTCCTACTCCGCTTGAAGTAAAACACCCCCACACCATGGCTGATGATCCACCATgtttcacagttttttttttggtataccGTGGGTTAAGTTCTTGTAGTGGTGGTCGCCTGACAAAGGGTCTACCGTCATTCCCAAAGACATTGAATTTAGATTCATCACTCCATACCACTAGATCCCAGAATTTTGAGTCCTTTTGCAGGTGCTCTCTCGCAAACGCTAGCCTTCGTTTGATGTTCCTTTTTGTAACGATCGGTTTGATTGCAAAGATTTTGTAACACTGGCTTAATTATATGAGCACACGCGACTAGTTCAACTGcgagtttattttaattttttcgccaaCCACGATACTTATTTCTCTGAATATGATCTTAAAAACTTCTCAACATATAACGGAACTTTTTTGCATACCGTTATACAAATGAAAAGCTAATACGgtgaatttattttcagaaacaTAGTTTTGCTATGCAGTGGCTTAATTATGNNNNNNNNNNNNNNNNNNNNNNNNNNNNNNNNNNNNNNNNNNNNNNNNNNNNNNNNNNNNNNNNNNNNNNNNNNNNNNNNNNNNNNNNNNNNNNNNNNNNNNNNNNNNNNCCATAGAATTCGCACGCGTTTCTCTTTTTTCCGCTTTTTTCGCCGTCGCAATTTCCGTAAGTTCAAGTGTTCGGTACAGGCAATTGGTTAAATTGTGCTAAGtgaatatactttaaaaacaaatatattaaacaaacaCGCATCCCAAAGATTAGTGTGGCCCTTATTTTCCAAAGTATTCCGATTCTCAATCGCACCCCCTAGAAATATGAGAATAGCCAAAAAACTAGTATATACAAAGTTTTAGGTCAATCAAAAAAGATTTAGAAGTTGCGCAAGGAGCTTGAAATCCTGAAAAATTacgaatttttacattttcttaaatttagtcTACCCTACTTCATTTGTTATGTGCGAAAGGTAATTTaactttcaataataaaaaatattatattatttcttatgATCTAATTAAAGATGATTTATTATGTGaatcaaattgttttttataatcaGTTACAACttgtaataaatattgtttttcttgttCGTCATTTGTTAGTATTCTATTATAATCTTCCATAAGTTTTACTCCACGTTCTGCTGTGTCGTTAACCAAGTCAGCTTGGGAACggaattaattatattaaattttagagTTTAGGGTGTTAACTCCTCCCCTCTTAAATTCGATCGTCCTCGATCGATTAAAAACAAGGTCAGCTGTTGAGACTGATGGATGAAACTGGTGAATTTTCTGCTTCCAATATGTTTGtcgtcaaatattttatattgacgGGTGCTTCTGTTGTATGTGATCTTTCGtgtacaacaacattttttgtgcttttcttcCAAACCAAGAAGAAAATGATGATTGGTATCAAGATTATGCTGAGCCCAAGTAAAGACAATTTATTTAGTATTGCAtctgtttttaaataattgatagTTTTGGTATTGTTGATATGAAGTTCGTTTAAAGACTCCAAAGAGAGTATATTTAAGCGTTCACTTTCTGACGGCACTGGCTGCATTATTGATGGAACTACTTCTAATGTAGGTGCTTCAATATTCCGAAAATATTGGTTACCTATTTTTAGTGATGTATTGTGGAACTTAATAAGGAAGGTACCAACTATTCTGTGGTTTTCCTTTTCGTTACTAATTGTGccattaaattgtttaaaagtaATAAGCCTGGTTGCATCTCTTCAATCATTGGGATGTGGTGACCATTGCTTATAACGCATGATGAGTTTAAACTACTAATTAATTTAGGTATACAATTATCTTTACTTATATCtactaattgattttttttacatattttgataaaattatattctttgcatttatttttaatgccatagatttttgtttcctttatcaaaatttggttatattttaaatgtacaGCTTGATTGAGCCGTTTCACGGGCCTTACAATAATATTGCTGTAAATTTCTTTTTCAGTTAaaggaattttaattatatccaataatgttgttgtattgcttaaaatatttatatcagcATATTCTAATGCCTCTTCTATGGTTACAAATGGCATATTTTCTTCTTGAAGCTTCTCCatagcgattttttttttcattcttatTTAATAACGTAGAGTTTACTATTTTCGTTTTAGCCCATTGAATAGCATATTTAATGtcgattaatttttcttttacaattcTTATTCTATTTCCGACACTTAATGCTAACTCGTTTTCAATATGATCAtcctttttaatataattagatatttcatttgtaatatttattaaactatTAAGTTGTTTATTAAATGCTTCGTTTATGAACATTTGCTTATGATTATTACtgtttaattcatttatatttttgcttataatTTCGAAATCTTCATGATCCGGATTGCCGGCAATGTATTTCCATGCCGTCCCAATTAAGTTAATAGCCCTTTTACTCCGGAAATTTTGTAATGGTTTAATATCTTGAAGGATATCCATAGCTTCAATTAATTCACGGGTTAAAATtggataaaaaattttcgttttcggTATATTTCTGTCCACGTATGTTCGTATGTCGTATAGAAAGGTGTCGTATTGGCGGATGTCTATTAAATGAATTATCTTAAATGTACCGTCTTGTAACAATGATTGTTTGTCTTTTATAGTAATAATATGCGATGAAGTGTAGTCCAAAAGTTGTATTTCTGCTATGCAGGGGATTACCCAAAGGAAAATcctaaacaataaaaaaaaaatttactgtcGAATGTTTTTCTTATGCACTATTCGTCCTGTTTTAGTTTTGACTGTCGTGGTATAGTTAGTCGCtactgtttcttttttatacctTGGGGACAACTTATTGCCAAGTCTCCTATTTCATTTTACGTATATTATGTCTCCATCGGAATATGTTTTCATATCTGTTCTATTTTTATTATGGTAAGCCAGGTCGGCGTTTTATTTGtctaatatatttttcgttATGTCTTCTCTTTCCTTCTGAATTAAATTTGGATCGGTACTCACTCGTCTACCGAAAAAAATTTCTACTGGTTTTCTACCTGTAGTGGtatgaattgaaaaattatactcCTTGACAGAGTTTTCCAAAAGTTCCTGAAATGAATTATGAGTTTTATTGGTTTGAAGGCAACGCATGATTTCCTGTAAAGTTGAATGAAAGCGCTCTACTTGTCCGTTTGAGCAGCTTGTGTAGGGCAGAGTTCTATAAATTTCTATTCCGAACTCGTTTTCTATCATAAAGTTTATAGAGTCtgaattaaaagatttttcgttgtctattattattttttctgggacaaaagaaaaaagaatgtCTCGTAATGGCTGTCTAATGTATTCTGTTGACCTGGATTTAATTGGTTTTGCAatagcaaatttataaaatttgtctaAAGCAGTAAGTACTAATTGCTTTCCTGCTATATATATGTCTACATGTACAATCTGTCCTGGAAATTTGGGAATTGGTGTGGGCTGTACTGGTGGCTTTGCTGGATGTCTGTCGTATTTGcttgttttacaaatttcacattttccaactatttttttaattttctttgtcATTGACGGAAAATAGTAACGTTCAAGTATctgattttgttttcaatgCTGTTCCTATGAGCTCTAGTATGCGTCCTAATTATTATATCTTCCTGTTCTTCTACGCTAGTAATGTCATCTACTTGAATTTGAGAAAATCTTATCTTATAGTTGCTAAAATGAAGATGATACAGGTCTTGTATCAAACCTTGTGTACTTTCATTAGCCTTTACGCAGTTTATAACTGTTGGATTTATGTAAATAACGCTTGAGAAGTTGAAGTAAACTGTCGTGATCATAATTTGGTTCAGTAATCAATGTCGGTGATAAGTTGGAAATACATGTCGGTGATAAGttggaaatacatttttaaattggtAGGTGGATATTTCGCCTACACTtaagaaaatttgatttttaaatgtattgatTGGACAATCAACGCTATATATTAAATTGTGTGAGGAGCTTTCATCGCTGTGCTGGATTACGCCGTGCCATATAGATAATTTCTAAGGCAATTTAATGCCCATATAATAGCTAGCATTTCCCTTTCGTTTGCTGCATAGTTCTCTTCTGTCTTGTTAAGGGTCCTGGATATATAAGTAATTGGTTTATCATTTTGACTGAGGACTGCGCCTATCGCGAAATTAGAAGCGTCTGTTATGAGTGAGAACTCCTTTTCAAAATTTGGATACGTAAGCATTGCGTCGTAAAAAAAGATCGTAACTCTTTTATATTCTTTGGATATGGCATTTTCTGAATTGCTTCAATTTTCGAcggatttgtttttattcccTCTGCGGAAATTATAAAACCTAGGAATTCCACTGATTCctggaaaaaattacatttatccAGCTGTACTTTCATATTTGCAGTTTCAagtgtttcaaaaatttgttcaatATGGTGAATGTGTTCACTCTCGCTTTGGCTAAAGATGATTATATCATCTATGTATACATAGCAATCTTACCGATATGATCGCGTAATATGTCGTCAAGGGCCCTTTGAAAA
This region includes:
- the LOC120780874 gene encoding putative nuclease HARBI1 gives rise to the protein MKEHFHKRVRGTAIPLILKLCATLRFLADGGYQKCSGNDFNIGLAQPTVSLVIKEVRNIIEQRICAQWVKIQMTEEEQNASKVSFYSKSAFPGVVGCIDGTHVRIISPRKEVQHLYLNRKGYYSLNVMILCDYKMSIRYVDARHAGANHDSFVFNVSDLKVHLQNNIQNNTWILGDAGYPLHKFLMTPYRLA